Proteins encoded by one window of Arenicella chitinivorans:
- a CDS encoding flavin-containing monooxygenase, with protein MATTHFDAIIIGAGISGISAAYHLQTYNPEKTYAVLERRDSLGGTWDLFNYPGIRSDSDMYTFGFSFRPWEDQSAIAEKSKILDYLNATVDEFGIDQHIQYGHHIVQAAWNTDQARWTLTTTDGKQFSCQFLYMCAGYYSYDEAYSPDFPGAKDFKGDIIHPQFWPEDFDYTNQTMVVVGSGATAVTLVPSLAKKAKHVTMLQRSPTYLGSKPAKDPIANRLAALFGRWAARWWFILSTMFIYWISKTFPNFVKRKMSHNIEEILGDKFDAKHFTPRYNPWDQRVCLCPDADFFEAIKADKASIETDHVVRFTERGIQLKSGKEILADTIVTATGLQIQFLGGLKFIVDGKPLHTRDSYVYKGMMLSGVPNTFLAVGYTNASWTLKVDLTHRYASRLINYMNENGHRICNPQPQGPLHDAPLMDLSSGYIQRALDDLPKQASTKPWRLNQNFILDNLALRFTAVDDQAMTFS; from the coding sequence TACCACCTGCAGACCTACAACCCGGAAAAAACATACGCTGTACTGGAAAGGCGTGATTCCCTTGGTGGCACTTGGGATTTATTTAATTACCCAGGGATTCGGTCAGACTCTGATATGTACACGTTCGGATTCTCCTTCCGCCCTTGGGAGGACCAGTCTGCGATTGCTGAGAAAAGTAAAATACTGGACTACCTCAACGCCACGGTCGACGAGTTTGGAATTGATCAGCATATTCAGTACGGCCACCATATTGTACAAGCCGCATGGAATACCGACCAAGCAAGGTGGACCTTGACTACTACCGACGGAAAACAGTTCAGCTGCCAGTTTCTGTACATGTGCGCGGGTTATTACAGTTATGACGAAGCCTATTCACCTGATTTCCCTGGCGCGAAGGACTTCAAAGGCGACATTATTCATCCGCAATTCTGGCCTGAAGATTTCGATTACACCAACCAGACGATGGTGGTGGTCGGCAGTGGTGCAACTGCTGTCACGTTAGTACCGTCGCTGGCGAAAAAAGCCAAGCATGTGACTATGTTACAACGATCACCAACGTATCTTGGTTCCAAGCCGGCAAAAGACCCTATCGCCAACCGGCTCGCAGCGTTGTTCGGGCGTTGGGCTGCGCGCTGGTGGTTTATTCTCAGCACCATGTTTATCTATTGGATTTCTAAGACGTTTCCCAACTTTGTGAAACGCAAGATGTCGCATAACATTGAAGAAATTCTGGGTGACAAGTTCGACGCGAAGCATTTTACACCGCGCTACAACCCTTGGGACCAGCGTGTTTGTCTGTGTCCGGACGCTGACTTCTTCGAGGCTATAAAGGCAGACAAGGCGAGCATTGAAACCGATCACGTCGTTCGTTTTACAGAGCGCGGTATTCAACTTAAATCTGGCAAGGAAATCTTGGCAGATACGATTGTGACTGCCACCGGTTTGCAGATCCAGTTTCTCGGTGGGTTGAAATTTATTGTCGATGGTAAACCGTTGCATACCCGTGATTCCTACGTCTACAAAGGCATGATGTTGAGCGGCGTGCCGAACACGTTTCTGGCGGTCGGTTACACCAATGCGTCATGGACCTTGAAAGTGGACTTAACGCACCGTTATGCTTCACGCTTGATTAATTATATGAATGAGAACGGCCATCGTATCTGTAACCCGCAGCCACAAGGGCCGTTGCATGACGCACCGTTGATGGATTTAAGTTCGGGGTACATTCAACGCGCTCTGGACGACCTGCCCAAACAGGCGAGCACCAAACCGTGGCGTTTGAATCAGAATTTTATTCTCGACAACCTCGCCCTCCGATTCACGGCGGTCGATGACCAAGCCATGACCTTCAGCTGA
- a CDS encoding cation:proton antiporter domain-containing protein, translating into MIHSLFLIFVGAAVFGTLALVARQSLIIGYIVLGMVLGPWGLKWVTDTVLIQDISNIGIIFLLFLLGLNLSPKKLLVLLRQTMIVTLLTSAVFASVGWAFATLAGFNTVNAIIIGVACMFSSTIIGLKLLPTTVLHHRHTGEVIISVLLLQDMIAIVVLIAFQAASSELNTMVELAKLVVLLPLLVLLAWALKRWILLKLLSKYDRIQEYVFLLALAWCLGIAHLAHAIGFSHETGAFIAGITVATSPIALFISESLKPLRDFFLVMFFFALGAGLNLSALDQIWLPAILLGGAMLVVKPVIFRFALHRVSETSKLGWETGFRLGQMSEFSLLIVFVALQSALIEPAAVYFVQLATLVTFIGSSYSIVLRYPTPVAVSERLRRD; encoded by the coding sequence ATGATTCATTCCCTGTTTTTAATCTTCGTCGGCGCGGCGGTGTTTGGCACACTGGCTTTGGTGGCGCGCCAATCGTTGATTATCGGATACATCGTACTCGGGATGGTATTGGGCCCTTGGGGGCTTAAATGGGTGACTGACACGGTTCTGATTCAAGACATTTCGAACATCGGCATCATTTTTTTGCTGTTCCTGCTCGGCTTGAACTTGAGCCCAAAAAAACTGTTGGTGTTGTTACGTCAAACCATGATTGTGACGTTGTTGACCTCTGCGGTTTTTGCATCGGTCGGTTGGGCGTTTGCGACACTCGCCGGATTTAATACGGTAAACGCCATTATTATTGGCGTCGCGTGCATGTTCTCGAGCACTATTATCGGGTTGAAACTATTGCCGACGACGGTTCTTCATCATCGCCATACGGGAGAGGTCATTATCAGCGTGCTGTTGCTACAGGATATGATTGCCATCGTGGTGCTAATCGCTTTTCAAGCCGCGTCGTCCGAATTAAACACCATGGTTGAGTTGGCCAAGTTGGTGGTGTTGTTGCCCCTGCTCGTCTTGCTTGCGTGGGCTTTAAAGCGATGGATATTGCTCAAATTGCTGAGTAAGTACGATCGCATTCAGGAGTACGTATTTCTGTTGGCGTTAGCATGGTGTCTGGGTATTGCGCACTTGGCACACGCGATCGGTTTTTCACACGAAACCGGGGCGTTTATTGCTGGGATCACCGTGGCAACTAGCCCAATTGCGCTGTTTATTTCGGAAAGCCTAAAGCCGTTACGGGACTTCTTTTTAGTGATGTTTTTCTTTGCCTTAGGCGCAGGCTTGAACCTGTCGGCATTGGATCAAATTTGGCTGCCCGCAATTCTCTTGGGCGGTGCCATGCTGGTGGTCAAGCCAGTCATTTTTCGTTTTGCACTGCATCGAGTATCGGAAACCAGTAAGCTGGGTTGGGAAACCGGTTTTCGACTTGGTCAGATGAGCGAGTTTTCGTTGCTGATCGTATTCGTAGCCTTGCAAAGCGCGTTGATCGAGCCCGCTGCCGTGTATTTTGTGCAGCTTGCTACCTTAGTGACCTTCATCGGTTCCAGCTATTCTATTGTGTTGCGGTACCCAACCCCCGTCGCTGTATCAGAGAGGTTAAGGCGCGACTAA
- a CDS encoding SDR family oxidoreductase, whose protein sequence is MSQIIFGCGDVGRRIARALINDGVSREALVAYVRSSASAEVCSRLGVMALRVDLDKLQRGLSPCHESQLYYTVAPPKHGTQDLRTEALLTALTKDKIRPSKVVVISTTGVYGDCDGDWVTEQTPTNPSTERGQRRLDMEQRWLTWGYKLRVPVVILRVPGIYAYSRLPRERIKAGIPVVKRDECGYTNRIHADDLARVCVAAMQRGERGEIYNVTDGRPGSITEYLQAAAHVLGHDPLPEITMQEAQQQLSDGMLSYLSESRKISNLKMLTDLGVELTYPDFMQGIKY, encoded by the coding sequence ATGAGTCAGATTATTTTCGGCTGCGGTGACGTAGGCCGGCGTATCGCCCGAGCGTTGATAAATGATGGTGTCTCACGTGAGGCGCTGGTGGCTTACGTGCGTTCATCGGCCAGCGCCGAAGTCTGCTCGCGTCTCGGCGTCATGGCACTGCGTGTAGATTTAGATAAACTTCAGCGCGGATTGAGTCCCTGTCATGAAAGTCAGCTCTACTACACCGTCGCGCCACCTAAACACGGTACTCAGGATCTGCGTACCGAAGCGCTGCTAACCGCATTGACCAAGGATAAGATTCGCCCGAGTAAGGTGGTGGTCATCAGCACCACGGGTGTATACGGTGATTGTGACGGTGACTGGGTGACGGAACAAACTCCGACTAATCCAAGTACTGAGCGTGGACAGAGACGGCTTGATATGGAGCAGCGTTGGTTAACCTGGGGCTACAAGCTGCGCGTACCGGTGGTAATCCTGCGTGTGCCTGGGATTTATGCCTACAGTCGCCTACCGCGTGAGCGCATAAAGGCTGGGATTCCGGTGGTCAAGCGTGATGAGTGTGGCTATACGAATCGAATACATGCCGATGATCTGGCACGCGTGTGTGTTGCCGCAATGCAGCGTGGCGAACGCGGTGAAATTTACAATGTGACGGATGGTCGGCCAGGGTCAATTACTGAATATTTGCAGGCTGCAGCGCATGTCTTAGGACATGATCCACTACCCGAGATCACAATGCAGGAAGCTCAGCAGCAACTCAGCGACGGGATGTTGTCGTACCTGAGTGAGTCGCGGAAAATCAGCAATCTGAAAATGTTGACGGACTTGGGTGTCGAGTTGACGTATCCGGATTTTATGCAGGGGATTAAATACTGA
- the cobB gene encoding Sir2 family NAD+-dependent deacetylase, producing MQLLQRDFKSIVVLTGAGISAESGIRTFRAADGLWEDHRIEDVATPEGFERDPTLVHRFYNQRRRPILDGAVAPNPAHHALARLEADFHGDFLLVTQNIDNLHEQARSQNIRHMHGEILKMRCKATDTVFTCDDDLSEATECACCAQAGNLRPHIVWFGEMPLYMDEIYNALANCDLFISIGTSGNVYPAAGFVQAANQAGALTLDLNLEASQVASQFDQTVYGQAGELLPDWVSHFLR from the coding sequence ATGCAACTCCTGCAACGAGACTTTAAATCCATTGTGGTACTCACAGGCGCGGGCATTTCCGCTGAATCCGGTATACGAACTTTTCGTGCCGCCGATGGCTTGTGGGAAGATCACCGTATCGAGGATGTGGCAACACCGGAAGGATTCGAGCGTGATCCCACCTTGGTGCACCGATTTTATAATCAGCGACGCAGACCCATTTTGGACGGTGCCGTGGCACCGAACCCCGCTCACCACGCGTTAGCTAGGTTGGAAGCTGACTTTCATGGAGATTTCTTACTGGTTACCCAGAATATCGACAACCTGCATGAGCAGGCGCGATCACAGAATATTCGTCATATGCATGGCGAGATTCTCAAAATGCGGTGCAAAGCGACCGATACGGTATTTACTTGTGATGACGATTTGAGTGAAGCCACTGAGTGCGCGTGCTGCGCGCAAGCAGGCAATCTGCGACCGCACATAGTCTGGTTCGGAGAGATGCCGTTATACATGGATGAGATATATAACGCGCTCGCTAACTGCGATCTATTTATTTCGATCGGGACGTCCGGCAATGTGTATCCAGCGGCCGGGTTTGTGCAAGCGGCGAATCAAGCGGGGGCATTGACCTTGGATCTAAATCTGGAGGCATCCCAGGTTGCCTCGCAGTTCGATCAAACGGTCTATGGTCAGGCTGGTGAGTTATTACCTGACTGGGTGTCACACTTTTTGCGTTGA
- a CDS encoding ANTAR domain-containing response regulator — protein sequence MKAKYSTLANQAAANAVRMFTHRVLLVESNFGANQQNQMAEKLRDQNFESLETTHSSEDLLQKVKLMSPDVLILSLVSLDESTLHQLVEINHANPLPVVVFATKHSPEFMQPVVEAGVSAYVVDDVKSHRLPVIIDLAIYRFNQMQSLCKALKETQTRLSDRKLIERAKGILMQQKNLNENEAYSQMRRSAMDNGQTMVDLSKRIIEVTNILK from the coding sequence ATGAAAGCGAAATACTCGACTCTTGCAAACCAAGCGGCGGCAAATGCGGTGCGCATGTTTACGCACCGTGTCTTATTAGTTGAAAGTAATTTTGGTGCTAACCAACAAAATCAGATGGCGGAAAAATTACGCGATCAAAATTTTGAGTCTCTGGAGACTACGCACTCGAGTGAGGATTTACTACAAAAAGTCAAACTGATGTCACCGGATGTATTGATCTTGTCCTTGGTGTCTTTAGACGAATCGACGTTGCATCAGTTAGTCGAGATAAATCACGCAAACCCTTTGCCAGTCGTGGTTTTCGCGACCAAGCACTCGCCAGAATTTATGCAGCCGGTCGTTGAAGCCGGGGTCAGTGCCTATGTGGTTGATGACGTAAAATCACATCGATTGCCGGTGATTATTGATTTGGCGATTTACCGTTTCAATCAAATGCAAAGCCTATGTAAAGCGCTCAAAGAAACTCAGACTCGCCTATCAGATCGTAAATTAATCGAGCGCGCGAAAGGAATTTTGATGCAGCAAAAGAACCTGAATGAGAACGAAGCCTACTCGCAGATGCGACGCTCAGCGATGGATAACGGGCAAACTATGGTCGATCTCTCTAAGCGAATTATTGAAGTGACCAACATTTTGAAATGA
- a CDS encoding CmpA/NrtA family ABC transporter substrate-binding protein: MCRRSIFRIFLVTVFFTFISTSLSVHAEIGEPEKDELTFGFIKLTDMAPIAIAYENGYFEDEGLYVTIEAQANWKVLLDGVIDGKLDGAHMLAGQPLAATIGFGTKAHIVTPFSMDLNGNGITVSNEIWKKMKAHIPMEGGKPVHPIKADYLKPVVDEFKQKGEPFKMGMVFPVSTHNYELRYWLAAGGIHPGYYAPHKGDTAGTIDADALLSVTPPPQMPSTLEAGTIYGYCVGEPWNQQAVFKGIGVPVITDYEIWKNNPEKVFGMTKEFTEKYPNTTVRVVKALIRAAKWLDENDNANRPAAVKILSQSNYVGADYEVIANSMTGTFEYEKGDKRAVPDFNVFFRYNATYPYYSDAIWYLTQMRRWGQISEPKSDEWYVETAKDVYKPGIYATAAQELIAEGLMKANEFPNFATESGFKPEQTEFIDNISFDGSKPNAYLEKFDIGLKDETL, from the coding sequence ATGTGCCGACGTAGTATCTTTCGAATTTTCCTTGTTACCGTTTTTTTCACTTTCATTTCCACTTCGTTGTCAGTCCATGCGGAGATCGGAGAGCCGGAGAAAGATGAGTTGACGTTCGGTTTTATCAAGCTCACGGACATGGCACCCATCGCAATCGCCTATGAGAATGGGTATTTCGAGGATGAAGGCTTGTACGTGACGATCGAAGCACAGGCGAACTGGAAGGTGTTACTTGATGGCGTGATAGATGGAAAGTTAGACGGCGCACATATGTTGGCCGGACAGCCTTTAGCGGCAACGATTGGCTTCGGAACCAAAGCCCATATCGTTACCCCATTTTCAATGGATCTGAATGGGAATGGAATCACCGTTTCCAACGAAATCTGGAAGAAAATGAAAGCGCACATTCCAATGGAAGGCGGCAAGCCAGTTCATCCGATCAAAGCCGATTACCTGAAACCGGTGGTCGATGAGTTCAAGCAAAAAGGTGAGCCTTTCAAGATGGGTATGGTTTTCCCAGTATCGACTCATAACTACGAATTACGATACTGGCTAGCGGCGGGTGGTATTCATCCAGGCTACTACGCACCGCACAAGGGCGATACGGCGGGTACGATCGACGCCGATGCCTTGCTGTCGGTTACACCACCACCGCAAATGCCGTCGACTCTGGAGGCTGGGACAATCTACGGGTATTGTGTTGGCGAGCCCTGGAACCAACAGGCAGTGTTTAAAGGTATCGGTGTGCCGGTGATCACGGATTATGAAATTTGGAAGAACAATCCAGAGAAAGTCTTTGGAATGACGAAGGAATTTACCGAAAAATACCCAAATACCACGGTGCGCGTTGTCAAGGCACTGATTCGTGCTGCGAAGTGGTTGGATGAAAATGATAATGCCAACCGTCCCGCTGCGGTAAAAATCTTGTCACAATCGAACTACGTTGGGGCGGACTATGAAGTCATTGCAAACTCCATGACTGGCACCTTTGAATACGAAAAAGGCGATAAGCGGGCAGTGCCTGATTTCAATGTGTTCTTCCGTTATAACGCCACCTACCCGTATTACTCGGACGCAATCTGGTATTTAACTCAAATGCGGCGGTGGGGGCAGATATCGGAACCAAAGTCCGACGAATGGTATGTCGAGACCGCCAAGGATGTATATAAGCCGGGCATTTATGCGACTGCAGCCCAAGAGTTAATCGCAGAAGGATTGATGAAGGCGAATGAATTTCCGAACTTTGCAACCGAAAGTGGCTTCAAACCGGAGCAAACTGAATTTATCGATAACATTAGCTTTGATGGCAGCAAGCCCAACGCGTATCTAGAAAAATTCGATATTGGTTTAAAAGACGAAACGCTGTAA
- a CDS encoding ABC transporter permease translates to MTTQTQQVPQSRAADLLNTVGRAFRAFDVKVIFYPIMGLVAFCIVWSIGANRIDTSLGKFPGPAQVYEQASVLVQEHRETKQKADAFYERQEKRNAAKLAKDPNAKVKIRKYTGKETFFDQILTSLKTVMFGFVIASLIAVPAGIVCGLSDGIYKAVNPLIQIFKPVSPLAWLPLITMVVSAVYVSEDPFFEKSFLNSAFTVALCCLWPTLINTAVGVANVDKDLLNVSRVIKLPALMHVRKIILPASIPMIFTGLRLSLATGWMVLIAAEMLSQNPGLGKFVWDEFQNGSSNSLSRIMVAVIVIGVIGFALDRLILMVQRWVSWDKLAVLR, encoded by the coding sequence ATGACTACGCAGACCCAGCAAGTGCCGCAATCGCGCGCGGCGGATTTACTCAACACCGTCGGACGCGCATTCCGCGCATTCGATGTGAAAGTCATATTTTATCCAATCATGGGGCTGGTCGCGTTTTGCATAGTTTGGTCAATAGGCGCGAATCGTATCGATACCTCATTGGGTAAATTTCCAGGCCCTGCGCAAGTTTATGAACAGGCAAGCGTGCTGGTGCAGGAGCACCGTGAAACCAAGCAGAAAGCCGATGCATTCTACGAGCGTCAAGAAAAACGAAATGCAGCTAAGCTGGCAAAAGACCCAAACGCCAAAGTTAAGATCCGTAAGTACACAGGCAAAGAGACCTTCTTTGACCAAATCCTTACTAGCTTGAAAACGGTCATGTTTGGTTTTGTGATTGCCTCACTCATCGCAGTACCCGCTGGGATAGTGTGTGGATTGAGTGATGGGATCTACAAAGCGGTGAATCCGCTAATACAGATATTCAAACCGGTATCACCGCTTGCTTGGTTGCCGCTGATCACCATGGTCGTGAGTGCGGTGTATGTTTCAGAGGACCCGTTCTTTGAAAAATCGTTCCTGAATTCGGCGTTTACGGTTGCCTTATGTTGTCTGTGGCCGACGTTGATTAACACCGCAGTTGGCGTGGCGAATGTTGATAAAGATCTTTTGAATGTCAGCCGAGTGATTAAACTGCCGGCCTTGATGCATGTCCGAAAAATCATTCTTCCAGCGTCTATTCCGATGATTTTTACCGGTTTGCGCCTGTCTTTAGCGACTGGCTGGATGGTATTAATTGCGGCGGAAATGCTGTCGCAAAACCCTGGTTTGGGGAAGTTCGTTTGGGACGAGTTCCAAAATGGCTCGTCTAATTCACTGTCGCGAATCATGGTCGCCGTGATTGTGATTGGCGTAATTGGTTTCGCCTTGGACCGTCTTATTTTGATGGTTCAACGTTGGGTAAGTTGGGACAAATTGGCTGTACTGCGCTAG
- a CDS encoding ABC transporter ATP-binding protein: MAKKFLEISQVGIEFPTPNGVFCALRGVDFAINEGEFVSIIGHSGCGKSTVLNIVAGLYQATEGGVILDGKEVDEPGPDRAVVFQSHALMPWLSVYENVALGVEQVFKGRKNRAQMKSWIEHNLELVKMDHAMHKMPHEISGGMKQRVGIARCLAMQPKVMLMDEPFGALDALTRANLQDSVMEIQKELNTTVILITHDVDEAVLMSDKIVMMSNGPAARVGEILTIELPRPRERLALAKSDQFNFYRQQVLSFLYEKKGVVDFDEAKKQRAVPDQTKDTVEKIS, translated from the coding sequence ATGGCAAAAAAATTCTTAGAAATATCTCAGGTGGGCATTGAGTTTCCGACCCCCAACGGCGTTTTTTGCGCATTGCGTGGTGTGGATTTCGCGATCAATGAAGGTGAATTTGTATCGATTATCGGGCACTCAGGGTGTGGTAAATCCACGGTCTTGAATATTGTCGCAGGCCTGTATCAGGCGACCGAAGGCGGCGTTATTTTAGATGGCAAAGAAGTCGATGAACCGGGGCCTGATCGAGCTGTGGTGTTTCAAAGTCACGCGCTCATGCCTTGGCTAAGTGTCTATGAAAACGTGGCGCTAGGAGTAGAGCAGGTTTTCAAGGGCAGAAAAAATAGGGCGCAAATGAAGTCCTGGATTGAACATAACCTCGAGTTGGTGAAGATGGATCATGCGATGCACAAAATGCCACATGAAATTTCCGGCGGGATGAAGCAGCGGGTTGGCATCGCGCGTTGTTTGGCGATGCAGCCGAAAGTGATGCTCATGGACGAACCCTTCGGTGCGTTGGATGCGCTCACCCGTGCGAACTTGCAGGACTCCGTGATGGAAATCCAGAAGGAACTCAATACTACGGTGATCTTGATCACGCACGATGTCGACGAAGCAGTCTTAATGTCAGACAAGATCGTGATGATGTCGAACGGACCAGCGGCGAGGGTCGGTGAAATTTTGACAATAGAGCTGCCTAGACCACGAGAACGTCTGGCGCTGGCTAAGAGCGACCAGTTTAACTTTTACCGTCAACAAGTCTTGTCTTTTCTGTATGAGAAGAAAGGTGTGGTGGATTTTGATGAAGCCAAGAAACAACGTGCCGTGCCCGATCAGACAAAGGACACAGTTGAAAAAATCAGCTAA
- a CDS encoding alginate export family protein has product MNKQKKRIPSVALVLASGLIGSSAYADQNAGKFFGDFRLRYETVDQDNALRDADALTLRSRLGYKSPTWSGFSAQVEVEDSTSLIDDFSVPPAGVKTGQYSVIADPEVTEIDQAFVQYSNNIVTTKLGRQVFTLDGHRFIGHVGWRQDRQTFDGVVVSVRPSESWTTTAAYINKRNRIFAEEADIDSDDIILNVAYQTKVGKLVGYGYLLEQDENPSSELDTLGVSFTGTTLVADSKILYDVEYATQDKAGAFDTDYVKLEGGVVNAGLTAKLGVEILGSDDGQAGFSTPLATLHKFNGWSDQFLATPNAGLEDIYFKLAGSLAGGKWLAAYHDFSSDVAQAGVSDLGDEINLQYTRGINKYFSAGIKYSTYSAGDTVFGKVDTDKLWVWAGAKF; this is encoded by the coding sequence ATGAATAAGCAAAAGAAGCGTATACCGAGTGTGGCTTTGGTATTAGCTAGCGGTTTAATAGGATCTTCCGCATACGCAGATCAGAATGCGGGCAAATTTTTCGGCGACTTCAGGTTGCGTTACGAAACGGTCGATCAAGATAACGCATTGCGCGATGCAGATGCACTGACCTTACGCAGTCGACTTGGGTATAAAAGTCCAACTTGGTCGGGGTTTTCTGCACAGGTCGAAGTCGAAGACAGTACCAGTTTGATTGACGATTTCAGCGTGCCGCCAGCGGGCGTGAAGACCGGTCAATACTCGGTGATCGCCGACCCAGAAGTGACTGAAATCGATCAGGCGTTTGTGCAGTACAGCAATAATATCGTGACGACCAAACTGGGGCGCCAAGTGTTTACGCTGGATGGTCATCGTTTTATTGGCCACGTTGGCTGGCGCCAAGATCGACAAACCTTCGATGGTGTTGTGGTGAGCGTTAGACCGAGTGAGTCTTGGACGACGACGGCGGCGTATATCAATAAGCGAAATCGAATTTTTGCTGAAGAAGCAGACATCGACAGTGACGACATTATTCTAAATGTCGCATACCAAACTAAGGTCGGCAAGTTGGTTGGTTACGGCTACTTGCTGGAACAGGACGAAAACCCGAGCTCCGAACTCGATACCTTGGGTGTGAGTTTCACTGGCACCACACTGGTTGCGGACAGCAAGATTTTGTACGACGTGGAGTACGCCACACAAGACAAAGCCGGTGCGTTTGATACCGATTACGTCAAATTGGAAGGTGGTGTCGTGAATGCGGGTCTGACCGCCAAACTTGGTGTGGAAATTCTAGGCTCGGATGATGGACAAGCTGGCTTTTCGACACCCTTGGCGACTTTGCACAAGTTTAATGGGTGGAGTGACCAGTTCTTGGCCACACCAAACGCAGGTTTAGAAGACATCTATTTCAAGTTAGCGGGTAGCTTGGCAGGCGGGAAATGGCTAGCGGCATATCACGATTTTTCTTCGGATGTGGCACAAGCAGGTGTTAGCGATCTAGGCGATGAGATCAATCTGCAGTACACACGTGGCATCAACAAATATTTCTCAGCGGGTATTAAGTATTCGACGTACTCAGCGGGTGACACGGTGTTCGGCAAAGTCGATACCGACAAGCTCTGGGTTTGGGCTGGCGCTAAATTTTAG